The Pongo abelii isolate AG06213 chromosome 20, NHGRI_mPonAbe1-v2.0_pri, whole genome shotgun sequence genome window below encodes:
- the CIC gene encoding protein capicua homolog isoform X10 → MPGLPEGQREGGGGWREAHITAQSPPFLWTKMKPMKKACTGLSGPGSGSKSPPATRAKALRRRGAGEGDKPEEEDDEAQQPQPQPGPEEAEEGEEEEVERGPGAEGPPLELHPGDPAPGPAEDPKGDGEAGRWEPSLSRKTATFKSRAPKKKYVEEHGAGSSGVGGAPEERVRTPEEASGLAVPPRPPTSTRSSSTDTASEHSADLEDEPAEACGPGPWPPGSTSGSYDLRQLRSQRVLARRGDGLFLPAVVRQVRRSQDLGVQFPGDRALTFYEGVPGAGVDVVLDATPPPGALVVGTAVCTCVEPGVAAYREGVVVEVATKPAAYKVRLSPGPSSQPGPPGSLPQPPQPLHREPEEAVWVARSSLRLLRPPWEPETMLRKPPTGPEEEQAEPGATLPPCPAALDPKQPEDAEVSKISFGGNLGTHCEEGEEKHPPALGTPALLPLPPPQLLSPPPKSPAFVGPGRPGEQPSPCQEGSQGGSRSSSVASLEKGTAPAARARTPLTAAQQKYKKGDVVCTPSGIRKKFNGKQWRRLCSRDGCMKESQRRGYCSRHLSMRTKEMEGLADSGPGGAGRPAAVAAREGSTEFDWGDETSRDSEASSVAARGDSRPRLVAPADLSRFEFDECEAAVMLVSLGSSRSGTPSFSPVSTQSPFSPAPSPSPSPLFGFRPANFSPINASPVIQRTAVRSRHLSASTPKAGVLTPPDLGPHPPPPAPRERHSSGILPTFQTNLTFTVPISPGRRKTELLPHPGALGAPGSGGGGAAPDFPKSDSLDSGVDSVSHTPTPSTPAGFRAVSPAVPFSRSRQPSPLLLLPPPAGLTSDPGPSVRRVPAVQRDSPVIVRNPDVPLPSKFPGEVGTAGEVRAGGPGRGCRETPVPPGVASGKPGLPPPLPAPVPITVPPAAPTAVAQPMPTFGLASSPFQPVAFHPSPAALLPVLVPSSYTSHPAPKKEVIMGRPGTVWTNVEPRSVAVFPWHSLVPFLAPSQPDPSVQPSEAQQPASHPVASNQSKEPAESAAVAHERPPGGTGSADPGRPPGATCPESPGPGPPHPLGVVEPGKGPPPTTEEEAPGPPGEPRLDSETESDHDDAFLSIMSPEIQLPLPPGKRRTQSLSALPKERDSSSEKDGRSPNKREKDHIRRPMNAFMIFSKRHRALVHQRHPNQDNRTVSKILGEWWYALGPKEKQKYHDLAFQVKEAHFKAHPDWKWCNKDRKKSSSEAKPTSLGLAGGHKETRERSMSETGTAAAPGVSSELLSVAAQTLLSSDTKAPGSSSCGAERLHTVGGPGSARPRAFSHSGVHSLDGGEVDSQALQELTQMVSGPASYSGPKPSTQYGAPGPFAAPGEGGALAATGRPPLLPTRASRSQRAASEDMTSDEERMVICEEEGDDDVIADDGFGTTDIDLKCKERVTDSESGDSSGEDPEGNKGFGRKVFSPVIRSSFTHCRPPLDPEPPGPPDPPLAFGKGYGSAPSSSASSPASSSASAATSFSLGSGTFKAQESGQGSTAGPLRPPPPGAGGPATPSKATRFLPTDPATFRRKRPESVGGLEPPGPSVIAAPPSGGGNILQTLVLPPNKEEQEGGGARVPSAPAPSLAYGAPAAPLSRPAATMVTNVVRPVSSTPVPIASKPFPTSGRAEASPNDTAGARTEMGAGSRVPGGSPLGVSLVYSDKKSAAATSPAPHLVAGPLLGTVGKAPATVTNLLVGTPGYGAPAPPAVQFIAQGAPGGGTTAGSGTGAGSGPNGPVPLGILQPGALGKAGGITQVQYILPTLPQQLQVAPAPAPAPGTKAGAPSGPAPTTSIRFTLPPGTSTNGKVLAATAPTPGIPILQSVPSAPPPKAQSVSPVQAPPPGGSAQLLPGKVLVPLAAPSMSVRGGGAGQPLPLVSPPFSVPVQNGAQPPSKIIQLTPVPVSTPSGLVPPLSPATLPGPTSQPQKVLLPSSTRITYVQSAGGHALPLGTSPASSQAGTVTSYGPTSSVALGFTSLGPSGPAFVQPLLSAGQAPLLAPGQVGVSPVPSPQLPPACAAPGGPVITAFYSGSPAPTSSASLAQPSQAPPSLVYTVATSTTPPAATILPKGPPAPATATPAPTSPFPSATAGSMTYSLVAPKAQRPSPKAPQKVKAAIASIPVGSFEAGASGRPGPAPRQPLEPGPVREPTAPESELEGQPTPPAPPPLPETWTPTARSSPPLPPPAEERTSAKGPETMASKFPSSSSDWRVPGQGLENRGEPPTPPSPAPAPAVAPGGSSESSSGRAAGDTPERKEAAGTGKKVKVRPPPLKKTFDSVDKVLSEVDFEERFAELPEFRPEEVLPSPTLQSLATSPRAILGSYRKKRKNSTDLDSAPEDPTSPKRKMRRRSSCSSEPNTPKSAKCEGDIFTFDRTEAEDVLGELEYDKVPYSSLRRTLDQRRALVMQLFQDHGFFPSAQATAAFQARYADIFPSKVCLQLKIREVRQKIMQAATPTEQPPGAEAPLPVPPPTGTAAAPAPTPSPAGGPDPTSPSSDSGTAQAAPPLPPPPESGPGQPGWEGAPQPSPPPAGPSTAATGR, encoded by the exons ATGCCAGGCCTCCcagaggggcagagggagggtgGGGGGGGCTGGAGAGAGGCTCATATCACAGCTCAGTCACCACCCTTTTT GTGGACAAAAATGAAGCCAATGAAGAAGGCATGCACTGGCCTTTCAGGTCCTGGCAGTGGCAGCAAGTCCCCCCCAGCCACCAGGGCCAAGGCTCTGAGGCGGCgaggggctggggagggtgaCAAACCAGAGGAGGAGGACGACGAGGCACAGCAGCCGCAACCACAGCCCGGGCCcgaagaggctgaggaaggggaggaggaggaggttgagCGGGGCCCTGGGGCTGAAGGTCCTCCACTGGAGCTGCACCCTGGCGACCCGGCTCCAGGCCCAGCAGAAGACCCCAAAGGGGATGGGGAGGCAGGCCGCTGGGAGCCCTCACTCAGCCGCAAGACAGCCACTTTCAAGTCTCGAGCGCCCAAGAAGAAGTATGTGGAGGAGCACGGAGCTGGCAGCAGTGGGGTGGGTGGGGCCCCTGAAGAGCGGGTGCGGACCCCTGAGGAGGCCAGTGGCCTGGCGGTGCCTCCACGGCCACCCACCTCCACTCGTTCCTCCTCCACTGACACAGCCAGCGAGCACTCGGCGGACCTGGAGGATGAGCCGGCTGAGGCTTGTGGTCCAGGCCCCTGGCCCCCTGGCAGCACCAGTGGCAGCTATGACCTGCGGCAGCTGCGGTCCCAGCGGGTGCTGGCTCGGCGTGGTGACGGCCTCTTCCTGCCAGCTGTGGTGCGCCAGGTGCGCCGAAGCCAGGACCTGGGCGTGCAGTTCCCTGGTGACCGAGCCCTGACTTTCTATGAGGGGGTGCCAGGCGCTGGTGTGGATGTAGTTTTGGATGCTACACCCCCACCAGGTGCCCTGGTGGTGGGCACAGCTGTCTGTACCTGTGTGGAGCCCGGTGTGGCTGCCTACCGGGAaggtgtggtggtggaggtggcaaCCAAGCCAGCTGCCTACAAGGTCCGTCTCAGCCCCGGCCCCAGCTCCCAGCCAGGCCCACCAGGCAGCCTCCCGCAGCCCCCACAGCCACTGCACCGTGAGCCAGAGGAGGCCGTGTGGGTGGCCCGCTCCAGCCTACGCCTGCTGCGCCCACCCTGGGAACCTGAGACCATGCTGAGGAAGCCCCCTACAGGCCCTGAGGAAGAGCAGGCGGAGCCTGGGGCCACACTGCCACCCTGCCCTGCTGCCCTGGACCCCAAACAGCCCGAGGACGCTGAGGTCTCTAAGATCAGCTTTGGTGGCAACCTGGGTACTCACTGTGAGGAGGGCGAGGAGAAGCACCCTCCAGCCCTGGGTACCCCAGCCCTgctcccactgcccccaccccagctcctgTCGCCGCCACCCAAGTCTCCAGCCTTTGTGGGCCCCGGCCGCCCTGGCGAGCAGCCCTCGCCCTGCCAGGAGGGGAGCCAGGGCGGCAGCCGCAGCAGCAGCGTGGCCTCCCTGGAAAAGGGGACAGCACCGGCAGCCCGGGCCCGCACGCCACTGACAGCCGCCCAGCAGAAGTACAAGAAGGGCGATGTGGTCTGCACACCCAGCGGAATACGAAAGAAGTTCAACGGCAAGCAGTGGCGCCGGCTGTGCTCACGAGATGGCTGCATGAAGGAGTCACAGCGGCGAGGCTACTGCTCACGCCACCTGTCCATGCGAACCAAAGAGATGGAGGGCCTGGCAGACAGTGGGCCTGGGGGGGCGGGCCGGCCCGCGGCCGTGGCAGCCCGTGAGGGCAGCACGGAGTTTGACTGGGGTGATGAGACGTCGAGGGACAGTGAGGCCAGCAGTGTGGCGGCTCGTGGAGACTCACGGCCACGCCTGGTGGCCCCTGCTGACTTGTCACGCTTTGAGTTCGACGAGTGTGAGGCGGCCGTGATGCTGGTGTCGCTGGGCAGCTCGCGCTCAGGCACGCCCTCCTTCTCACCTGTCTCCACTCAATCGCCCTTCTCGCCAGCCCCGTCACCCTCACCCTCGCCACTCTTCGGCTTCCGCCCTGCCAACTTCAGCCCTATCAACGCCTCGCCAGTCATCCAGCGCACTGCAGTCCGCAGTCGCCACCTGAGCGCCAGCACCCCTAAGGCAGGCGTGCTGACGCCACCAGAcctgggcccccacccaccgcCACCTGCTCCCCGAGAGCGCCACTCCTCTGGAATTCTACCCACCTTCCAGACCAACCTGACCTTCACCGTGCCCATCAGTCCCGGGCGACGGAAGACAGAGCTCTTGCCGCATCCAGGGGCCTTGGGGGCCCCTGGCTCAGGGGGTGGAGGAGCTGCCCCAGACTTTCCCAAGAGTGACAGCTTAGACTCTGGTGTGGACTCAGTGTCCCACACACCTACACCCTCCACGCCGGCTGGCTTCCGGGCCGTGTCCCCTGCTGTGCCCTTCTCTCGCTCCCGCCAGCCCTCACCATTGCTGCTGTTGCCCCCACCCGCCGGCCTGACCTCGGATCCAGGGCCCTCTGTGCGCAGGGTGCCTGCTGTGCAGCGGGACTCACCTGTTATTGTCCGCAACCCTgacgtgccactgccctccaaatTCCCTGGGGAGGTGGGCACTGCTGGTGAGGTGCGGGCTGGGGGACCTGGGCGGGGCTGCCGTGAGACCCCAGTGCCCCCTGGGGTGGCCAGTGGGAAACCTGGCCTGCCCCCACCTCTGCCAGCCCCCGTGCCCATCACTGTGCCTCCAGCTGCACCAACTGCCGTGGCCCAGCCGATGCCCACCTTTGGCCTGGCGTCTTCACCCTTTCAGCCTGTGGCCTTCCACCCCTCACCTGCTGCCCTGTTGCCCGTTTTGGTGCCCAGCAGCTATACCAGCCACCCTGCTCCCAAGAAGGAAGTCATCATGGGCCGGCCTGGAACAG TGTGGACTAATGTGGAACCTCGCTCTGTGGCTGTGTTCCCCTGGCACTCCTTAGTCCCCTTCCTGGCACCCAGCCAGCCTGACCCCTCCGTGCAGCCGAGCGAGGCGCAGCAACCTGCCAGCCACCCAGTGGCCTCCAACCAGAGCAAAG AACCTGCTGAGTCGGCAGCTGTTGCTCATGAACGGCCACCAGGTGGGACAGGGAGTGCTGACCCTGGGCGGCCCCCTGGAGCCACATGCCCTGAGAGCCCAGGACCCGGACCCCCACACCCTTTGGGGGTGGTGGAACCTGGTAAGGGTCCGCCTCCCACCACGGAGGAGGAGGCCCCCGGCCCCCCAGGAGAGCCCCGGCTGGACAGTGAGACAGAGAGTGACCATGATGATGC CTTCCTCTCCATCATGTCTCCTGAGATCCAGTTGCCTCTACCGCCCGGAAAACGTCGGACCCAGTCCCTCAGTGCCCTACCCAAGGAACGGGACTCATCTTCTGAGAAGGATGGACGCAGCCCCAACAAG CGGGAGAAGGACCACATCCGGCGGCCCATGAATGCCTTCATGATCTTCAGCAAGCGGCACCGGGCCCTGGTCCACCAGCGTCATCCCAACCAGGACAACCGGACCGTCAGCAAGATTCTGGGCGAGTGGTGGTACGCCCTGGGGCCCAAGGAGAAGCAGAAGTACCACGACCTGGCCTTCCAG GTGAAGGAGGCCCACTTCAAGGCCCACCCAGATTGGAAGTGGTGCAACAAGGACCGAAAGAAGTCCAGCTCAGAGGCCAAGCCCACGAGCCTGGGGCTGGCAGGAGGGCACAAGGAGACGCGGGAGCGGAGCATGTCGGAGACGGGCACTGCTGCTGCCCCTGGGG TGTCCTCTGAGCTCCTGTCCGTTGCAGCCCAgacactcctgagctcagacaccaAGGCTCCGGGGAGCAGCTCCTGTGGGGCAGAACGGCTACACACAGTTGGGGGACCTGGCTCAGCCCGGCCCCGAGCTTTCTCCCACAGTGGGGTACACAGCCTGGACGGCGGAGAAGTAGACAGTCAGGCGCTACAGGAACTGACTCAG ATGGTGTCTGGCCCTGCATCGTACTCTGGCCCAAAACCTTCTACCCAGTATGGAGCTCCAGGACCGTTTGCAGCCCCCGGTGAGGGAGGTGCCTTGGCGGCCACTGGGCGGCCCCCGCTGCTGCCCACCCGAGCTTCTCGTTCTCAGCGTGCGGCCAGTGAGGACATGACGAGTGATGAGGAGCGCATGGTCATCTGTGAGGAGGAAGGGGATGATGATGTCATTG CTGACGATGGCTTCGGCACCACTGACATTGATCTCAAGTGCAAGGAGCGGGTGACCGACAGCGAGAGTGGGGACAGCTCTGGGGAGGACCCAGAGGGCAACAAG GGCTTTGGTCGGAAGGTGTTTTCACCTGTGATCCGTTCCTCCTTTACCCACTGCCGCCCCCCACTGGACCCTGAGCCCCCAGGGCCCCCGGATCCTCCTCTAGCCTTTGGCAAAGGCTATGGTTCTGCCCCATCCTCCTCTGCATCCTCGCctgcttcctcctcagcctcggcAGCCACCTCCTTCTCACTGGGCTCAGGAACCTTCAAGGCCCAGGAGTCTGGTCAGGGCAGCACAGCGGGCCCCCTACGGCCCCCACCCCCTGGGGCTGGGGGTCCAGCGACACCTTCCAAGGCAACCCGGTTCCTCCCAACGGATCCTGCCACCTTCCGGCGCAAGAGACCTGAAAGTGTGGGTGGCCTGGAGCCACCAGGCCCCTCAGTCATCGCGGCCCCTCCCAGCGGAGGAGGAAACATCCTGCAGACACTGGTGCTGCCCCCAAACAAGGAGGAGCAAGAGGGCGGCGGAGCCAGAGTGCCCTCCGCCCCCGCCCCATCACTGGCCTACGGGGCCCCAGCGGCTCCCCTGTCCCGTCCTGCTGCCACCATGGTCACCAACGTGGTGCGGCCTGTCAGCAGCACTCCTGTCCCCATCGCCTCTAAGCCCTTCCCCACCTCTGGCCGGGCTGAGGCGTCTCCAAATGACACAGCAGGTGCCAGGACTGAAATGGGCGCTGGGTCTCGGGTGCCTGGAGGCTCCCCGCTGGGTGTCAGCTTAGTGTATTCGGACAAGAAGTCGGCAGCAGCCACCTCACCAGCCCCACACTTGGTGGCTGGACCCCTGCTGGGCACTGTGGGGAAGGCGCCTGCCACTGTCACTAATCTACTGGTGGGCACCCCGGGGTATGGGGCCCCTGCGCCCCCTGCTGTCCAGTTCATTGCCCAGGGGGCCCCTGGTGGTGGGACCACTGCGGGCTCAGGAACAGGTGCTGGGAGTGGCCCCAATGGGCCAGTACCCCTGGGCATCCTGCAACCAGGTGCCCTGGGCAAGGCTGGGGGAATCACCCAGGTACAGTACATCCTGCCCACGCTGCCCCAGCAGCTTCAGGTGGCACCTGCCCCAGCACCAGCCCCTGGGACCAAGGCAGGGGCTCCCAGCGGCCCTGCACCCACCACCAGCATCCGTTTCACCCTCCCACCGGGCACTTCTACCAACGGCAAAGTCCTGGCTGCCACTGCACCCACTCCTGGCATCCCCATCCTGCAGTCTGTACCCTCCGCCCCACCCCCCAAAG CCCAGTCAGTTTCTCCCGTGCAGGCCCCGCCCCCGGGTGGCTCAGCCCAGCTGCTGCCTGGGAAGGTCCTAGTGCCTCTGGCTGCCCCTAGCATGTCAGTGCGGGGTGGAGGGGCCGGCCAGCCGCTGCCACTGGTGAGCCCGCCCTTCTCAGTACCTGTGCAGAATGGTGCCCAGCCCCCCAGCAAG ATCATCCAGCTGACCCCGGTGCCTGTGAGCACACCCAGCGGCCTGGTGCCGCCCCTGAGCCCAGCCACACTCCCTGGACCCACCTCGCAGCCTCAGAAGGTCCTGCTGCCCTCTTCCACCAG AATCACCTATGTGCAGTCAGCGGGCGGGCACGCGCTGCCCCTGGGTACCAGCCCTGCGTCCAGCCAGGCTGGAACAGTCACCTCGTACGGGCCCACGAGCTCTGTAGCTCTAGGCTTCACCTCGCTGGGGCCCAGCGGCCCCGCCTTCGTGCAGCCCCTGCTCTCAG cAGGCCAAGCCCCACTGCTGGCTCCCGGTCAGGTGGGCGTGTCGCCTGTGCCCAGTCCCCAGCTGCCGCCTGCCTGTGCAGCCCCCGGAGGTCCTGTCATAACAGCATTTTACTCTGGCAGCCCTGCACCCACCTCCTCAGCATCCCTGGCCCAGCCATCTCAGGCCCCCCCAAGCCTGGTCTACACTGTGGCCACCAGCACAACCCCACCTGCAGCCACCATTCTGCCCAAGGGCCCGCCAGCCCCTGCCACTGCCACCCCAGCCCCGACTAGCCCTTTCCCCAGTGCCACAG CAGGTTCCATGACCTACAGCTTAGTGGCCCCCAAGGCCCAGCGGCCCAGCCCGAAGGCCCCCCAGAAAGTGAAGGCAGCCATCGCCAGCATTCCCGTGGGGTCCTTTGAGGCAGGTGCCTCTGGGCGGCCTGGCCCTGCACCCCGGCAGCCTCTGGAGCCTGGCCCAGTCCGAGAGCCAACTGCCCCAGAGTCTGAGCTTGAAGGGCAGCCCACACCACCAGCCCCTCCACCCCTGCCAGAGACCTGGACTCCCACAGCCCGGAGCAgccccccactgcccccacctGCTGAGGAGCGGACCAGTGCCAAGGGTCCTGAGACCATG GCCAGCAAATTCCCCAGCTCATCTTCAGACTGGCGCGTCCCTGGGCAGGGCCTGGAGAATCGTGGGGAGCCTCCCACTCCTCCCAGCCCGGCCCCAGCTCCAGCCGTAGCCCCTGGTGGCAGCAGTGAGAGCAGCAGTGGGCGGGCAGCCGGGGACACCCCCGAGCGCAAGGAGGCGGCTGGTACTGGCAAGAAGGTGAAGGTGCGGCCCCCGCCCCTGAAGAAGACCTTTGACTCTGTGGACAA GGTCCTGTCAGAAGTGGACTTCGAAGAGCGCTTTGCTGAGCTGCCTGAGTTTCGGCCTGAGGAGGTGCTGCCCTCCCCCACCCTGCAGTCTCTGGCCACCTCACCCCGGGCCATCCTGGGCTCTTACCGCAAGAAGAGGAAGAACTCCACGG ACCTGGATTCAGCACCCGAGGACCCCACCTCGCCCAAGCGCAAGATGAGAAGACGCTCCAGCTGCAGCTCGGAGCCCAACACCCCCAAGAGTGCCAAGTGCGAGGGGGACATCTTCACCTTTGACC GTACAGAAGCCGAGGACGTGCTCGGGGAGCTAGAGTATGACAAGGTGCCATACTCCTCCCTGCGGCGCACCCTGGACCAGCGCCGGGCCCTGGTCATGCAGCTCTTCCAGGACCATGGCTTCTTTCCGTCAG CCCAGGCCACAGCCGCCTTCCAGGCCCGCTATGCAGACATCTTCCCCTCCAAGGTTTGTCTGCAGTTGAAGATCCGTGAGGTGCGCCAGAAGATCATGCAGGCTGCCACTCCCACGGAGCAGCCCCCTGGAGCTGAGGCTCCTCTCCCTGTACCGCCTCCCACTGGCACCGCTGCTGCCCctgcccccactcccagccccgCGGGGGGCCCTGACCCCACCTCACCCAGCTCGGACTCTGGCACTGCCCAGGCTGCCCCGCCACTGCCTCCACCCCCAGAGTCGGGGCCTGGACAGCCTGGCTGGGAGGGGGCTCCCCAGCCCTCCCCCCCACCCGCAGGTCCCTCCACAGCTGCCACAGGCAGGTGA